The region GTCAGCATGTGGCGGAGAGAGGATCATAATCTTCACCACAAACTTTGTGGAGAAGCTTGATCCTGCTCTCATAAGGAGGGGAAGGATGGACAAGCACATAGAGATGTCATACTGTGGCTATGAAGCATTCAAGGTTCTGGCCAAGAACTACTTGGAGGTTGACTCACACACTTTGTTTCCCACTATAGAGAAGTTGATGGGAGAGACCAATATTTCACCTGCTGATGTAGCTGAGAATCTGATGCCTAAGTCGGTTAATGAAGATCCTGAAATCTGCTTGAAGAGTTTGATTGAGTCTCTTGAAGAGGCCAAGAAAAAGGCGGAAGAGGAAGCAGAGAGAAAGGCCAAGGAGGATGAAGAAGCACGGTTGAAGGAAGAGAATGGAAAGAAAGAGTTAGAAAAAGGTGAAGCAACTGGAAAATCTGGAGAAGAGGTAAAAGAAAATGGTAGTGTACATTAGTTTAGATTATGATTAGTCATGTTAGTGAGACAATGATGTATGTTTATGTTACTCATATGTGTGAGATATGTCCGGAATCAAAATGAGTCTAAGTTTTACATTgattagaaatgagaaaatagaatattatataagaataaagatccaCAAATTTATTGTTGAGATTTTAGATCGAAAGTGGTGTCAATTTCTTATATAGTTAAATTTAGGTTTCATTGGTGTTTTTTTATAGGTGAAACTTCGCTCTAttgataaaatacaaatattttaacttttttctacTTAATTCaacctaaattattttatatttgattgatGTTGAATACAGACAAGCGTTTGTTGTTTATGGTGAGTCTTTTAATATCTATATTTAAGGAAGAATAATGAAGAGAGGTGAGGTGGGTGAAGAAATGATATTCCTAAATTAAGTAACATGACGAAGGCGATTTATGAGAAGGGCGTGAATAGAAAGAGTCCTCCAATAAGAGGGGGAAGCTTAAAAAGGGAAAACTTACTCCAAAATATATTATCCTAAACATCTCTAACAGAACATAAATCATTCTCTGTTAAGAAAATTACGGTTATTTCATGAATTACCGGaaattataatttctaaatattaatagaaaatgtATACACctactttaatatatatatatatatatatatatatatatatatatatatatatatatatatatatgcagaGAATTAgctgtaaaaaaatattattaaagtcattGAAAGCGacactattataattataaataggaAAACGATTTGTTAAAACCCGATTCTTACTACTTTTTTACCACTTTAATCGGTAGTACATGTGATTTTtcatttgcaattttttatttttttttaaatcgttCATGTTGGTAGTgagaatcaaaatgaattatgCGTGTTTTCGAAAAAAACatttcttctcttctcctcttcACTTTGCAACCCAAAATGTTGAACCAAACACCCTTTTCccctccttttcttttctttggtATGAACTTTGTAAGCAATaatgttctttatttttttcgtcCTTTACGTGTGCCATTATGAGTTTTGTGGAAACAAAGGTTGACATTGATCTTTTTTCTCATGAGAGATTAGGGCTTTTGTGTTATTGTGTGTGCTTTCCTCTTCTCCGTCGACATTTTGTTGTTTTCTCTCGCCAAAGATCGGAGTTTTTACTTATTATGCtctatttcttctaattttccTACATGTCCTTAAACTTTGATTACTGTACATCACCTCACAATACTAacttttaagataatatttttatttattggtgTATTATAATTCAAACATATCTCTAGCTGacataacatatttaataaaaataactaaaaattatttataactgTTTCAATTTCAAGTTTACTAGCATTGCTAAGACTAATGCATTCAAAGTATTATCTATTTTAGTGTTTGAAAAGTTTATagcaattttgttttgaaatgatattttagtgaaataatGAAAGCTAATTGTTTATAAGTTACCTTTTACTTTACTTTCTAAAACATTTTGGAGTTCATAGGAAAAAGTCACAGTGGCGTCTCTATCACACTTTTCGATGAAGAAATCTCTTACTGAGTTACATGATGAGAAATATGTATTTAAGTTAGTTTTGAGTTTgattattaagaaaaatgagaaacatTGTTAAAGGTTATCCCACTATAAACTATTcatttgagaattttatgagtaataattttatataaaaagtcacttaaataaattaaagaaagacgtaaaactttgaaatataacataatagttttttaaaagtttaacatataataaactaatattttagaaGTCTTTATTATTCCTGATATcgcaataaaataattttgaatttaaagttTGATTTACTtcctataaaaataattttataaaagcttcaacaaatacatgatttgaagataatttaatttttttttaaatataaactaaacATTGGAAACAAAaccttcatatatttttataaaactaaaagcttttttcttttaaatgatcTTATTAAGAGGTAAAGTTAGGATGTCAAATAAATAAACTTGTACATCTAGAAATTGTTCGAACCCATTATTATGTTAACTAtatgttcatttttatttaatttttcctttgtattatatgatttatgtttatttttttctcatatatgtttggtaataaatattttgggaTAGTTCTTTTTGTCTCTATTTTATTACGATACGTTTCCATTGCAATGGGTATGGTTTACCTCTTTGACGTGATCCAACAAGACCCATTAAGTCTCAATAATATggagatattttaaaatatgtacataagaACAAATATTCTCATATTAACTTTAACTATAAGAATAACCTCAGTAATTTGATTACgttattatattctttaatatatgatattctttaatatcatatatttacTGAATATTTGGTATACAAGATATGgttgtatattattaatattattgttattattattatttaattgattatgtcaTGATATTCTTTAATActatatattattgaatatttgatatatGAGATACGTTgacacattattattattattattatttagttgaGGTAAATCgttattttactaatataatttgttattatattaccAGTTTGATTACTTGAATCTCTGGGTCCaaaaattctataaatacaACTAGTGTTCCTtaggaaaatatatatttgaagaatttggattctctgctGGGTTTTTGGTGTTGTTCTTCTATTGTGTCTTCATAATACACtaattatcactaattttgacgttttaaaatatattgaaaaaatatttaaaataccaatagaatatatttttaatgctcaacccgataacagaaaaaaaaaacaataaagaatatatactCACATTTGAGTTCTCTCTTTCACCATTTGAGTAGTAAAGAGAACtgcaaaataattattcaagTGATATCAAGTTAATgcacaaaacacaaaaaacagaTTACTTCATCACAGAAAAAATGAATTTCCTTTTCACACAACTTGGTCAACAAATCTCAGCAATGGGTATTTCCTAACCTAAACTCTGTCATCTGtataactctataaatacaaCACAAATGCTTCATAACATAAGAAACCAAAATCTTGCAGACACAACACAATCTAGTTACAACCTGcgagatcatgccaaacaacaCATACCAAACGTGGACACAAACAGGGTCATTCATGGCCTCAATCATGTTCATCTACGCCATGTTCATGCGCTTGGTTCCTTCAACTCTTCAAACCCGTGTTCGAAGGTACACCAACAAATTCACCACCTTCCTCTACCCTTACATCAGAATCACCTTCCACGAATTCACAGGCGAACGCCTCATCAAAAGCGAGGCCTACGCTGCAATCCAAACCTACCTCAGCGAACACTCTTCGCAAAGCGCCACAAGGCTCAAAGGAGAAGTCGTCAAAGTGAAAGACACATACAACCCTGTTGTTCTTAGCATAGACGAGAACGAAGAGATCGTAGAAGAGTTCCAAGGGGTGAAGTTATGGTGGGGTTCGTACAAAATCACCCCCAAAACTCACTCCTTTTCTGTGTTTCGTTCTTCGGACGAAAAAAGGTTCTACAAACTCACCTTTCACAAACGCCACAGAGGCCTCATCACCGAGACTTACCTCAGACATGTTTTGGAAGAAGCGAAGGCCATTGAGACGAAGAACAGGAAGCTGAAGCTTTACACGAACAGCAGCACGAGGTGGAGCCATGTGGGTTTTGAGCACCCGGCAACTTTTGAGACTCTTGCTATGAATCCAAAGGAGAAGGAGGGTATCATGAATGATCTTGTGAAGTTCAAGAGTGGGAAGAGTTATTATGCTAAGATTGGGAAGGCTTGGAAAAGAGGGTATCTTCTGTATGGTCCTCCAGGCACAGGGAAATCTACCATGATAGCTGCAATGGCTAATTTCATGAACTATGATGTGTATGATCTTGAACTCACAGCAGTGAAGGACAACTCAGATTTGAGGAGGCTCTTGATTAACACTTCAAGCAAGTCAATCATAGTGATTGAAGACATTGATTGTTCTCTTGATCTCACTGgtcagaggaagaagaagaagaagaaggagaaagttGAGGGTAGGGAAAGAAAAAGTagtgatgaagatgatgatgatgatgatgaagagaGGGGAAGTAAGGTAACACTTTCTGGACTGTTGAATGTTGTAGATGGGATTTGGTCAGCTTGTGGAGGAGAGAGGATCATGGTTTTCACAACAAACTTTGTGGAGAAACTTGATGCTGCTTTGATCAGAAGAGGGAGAATGGATAAACACATAGAACTTTCATATTGTTGCTATGAGGCATTCAAGGTGCTTGCGAAGAACTACTTGGATGTTGAGTCTCACCATTTGTTTCCTAGAATTGGGAAGCTGTTGGAAGAGACCAAGATTACTCCTGCTGATGTTGCTGAGAATCTGATGCCAAAATCAGTTGATGAAGAAGTTGACACTTGATTGCATAGCTTGATTCAGTTTCTTGAGATCGCACAAAGGAAGCAAAAGCAAGTCAATGCACCAGAGAGTAAAGATATCAAACATGGTGAAGTTGTAGTGGAAGAAAATGGTGTCATCaattagttgtttttttttttttttctttttctcttctctctatCATTGAGCTTGTTTACTTGGAATTGTAGAATGTGACGTATATCTGTATTTGAACTTTGACTTCAACATTGTTTGCAGGATTTGAGTATATGTAATTGTCCTATGTTTGAACATCTTGATGGACAGAAAATTAAGGTTCACGTTGTTCAAAGTTTTAGTATATTTGGTTCACATCATTTGATTTCCTATTCACATCTTTAACATGCTCTGGTTCAAAAATTTTGGTTAGAATATCAAAATATgagtttaagttttatattaggtaaatataatataattgagtattttataagaaattataagaaagaaaaattataaacttattatcttaaaattttagatcagaaataatgttaattttttataggtttaaatatgttttttatcttttaatttttagagaaaattagaatttttttttaaattttagtccAATTTAGTGCCTCgtttaatctttttaactaaattttgttaagtttaccTCATATTTTATACGTGTTTTATGATaacatttaagttgtttatattctttgacataatttttatttttaattttaattgaaatgttatcatgaaacatgtttaaaatattaaatcaactaactaaaatgaattaaaattaccaaattcacgcatttataaaattagagaattaaattaggtcaaaatttttaataaaaattaattctaattctcagaaagttaaaaaacaaaaaacagaagTAACTCTCTTTCATGGGGAAGGTTCagattttattagttttatgtCTTCTCGAAAATTTTTCTCTTCCTAAATCCATTATTACCATCGGAATGGATGGTTTAAAACCTTACAATAAGTTATGCTGTGAATTTTCTTTGATCTGCTATGATGTGAACAGTTTGATTACATGTAGTTATGCATTTCAAGCCAAAGAGAAAATTCGATTTAGAGAATtgtaattcaattattgaaaatatggttaaatatgtttttggtcaagtttaattgaactttggaattaGTGCTTTTTCGAAACTtcataccaatttagtcattcatatgtagaaatgcatgaatttagtcattcttaacaaattttgttaagtttatttgacaatttaaattcattttatgataatatttgagttaacattgaagcgaaaatgtgtctaatagtgtaaataattcaaatattatcatgaaatgcccTTGAAACGTCATATCAACTTAACAAGATTTtgttaaaagtattaaattcacgcatttttaatgATAAAGGAATAcattagttaaaaattttaaaaaatttaaagatgaattaattctaaatttcactgaaaagagagacaaaaacatatttaacccttgaaAATATAGTAATGGTAGATCGGTTGTTAAACTTACCTTTAAGATAACTTTTGCCATTATATATCATCAATCAATTTagttcaaataaataaaacagaaaaataacttataaatatacttttgttaaaaaaaataagaagaagaaaaagaggaatTTGACAGAATCATGCGtcaattatgaaattattttttcgtTATAATTTAAGTCAGATTAATTCCATACGTTCAGCaattttcttgaaaaacaatGACATCTTGATGTTATTCATattcagaaataaaaaaagaatctaAAGAACTGCATAATTTATCATTTGTGACACAGAACTAGTTAACACTTTTATGTcgttttataatttcttaaccAGAAACATTTTGTGagagaaaatgacatttttgttCTTCGTATCAAACTTCATTACAGAATACACAAAGTACAGCAATAAATATAGTTATGATGCTGCAAATCAtgcataatattaatattttcttgaaaGTGATGTGTATtctttgttatatattattacaagttggaaaaaaaaataaagcaaagaAAAAGAGCTTACTTAGCAACGTGTACTAGAATAGATGAATGTTTCACAAACCATGTTTATCTTTGAAAGTTTTCAACATGACGAAAACTAAGAAAAATAGAccagttatttaaaattttaattgtttcattaaaaatcTTAAACATGATATCTACTGTTATTTGGTTTATAAACTTAATTACTTGcacatttcttttaaattttctacattgaaaatttgtactttctttaattttaaagattttggtttaaatatatttttttaatttatcaaacttcagttaaatttgtttttattctcccaaatttaaaattaataattaggAGAGGATGAAGGTGTGAGTAAGGGAAAaacgtttattttattttacttttttattttggagATGGAGATTTTAAATGAAAGGATGGAATGAGatgtgtatgaaaaaaaaaaaaattattgtgaacttcaaattttgaattgtatgatCTAAAAGTATTATCATGCAAAAGTGAATTTTGACATTGTGCATTTAAGAAGTTATTTTTCAATCTTGaagtttatttcatatttcaaaatctataagttattttttatataaaaaaacaccTTTTAGactatataatctaaaatataatattaacttatgaattatatgatttgaaagttaaaattgaattttaaatgacTGTTCTTAGTTGTATATTACATTGCACTTTTTCTATGTTTTGGTTTGTACCATTTGAAAGTTTTCTAATTAcacaatcaataaaataaaaaactttaaactgAAGAGTGAAGCGaggattttaatatttataggtagggatgtcaacggggcgggtagggtacgggtagtagttctcccgtaccctacccgctggaaaaatatttgccccgtacccgtacccatatccgtcgggtatccgttatgcgggtacccgtctatttttttcatatttgcggatatccacgggtatttacaaaaatattttaaaaaataaatatttaaccataattagtgcttagatCAACAAGTCTCCTTTCTcagattgattcttgaaaaaacaaacaaataaaaaatcactaccaatttatattgtagtttatttttgaataaaatattaaagaaattactaacttcatcaatgtccacctcttgcaacattgtataaagtttcatgttgtccaattttaatctagaaaagccttaaaacataagaagttcagtaaaaatttctaacaatcacttaattaaaatatctaagtaaaagtgttaatttcattaccttccatgttggtccataaccagtcttagagacacatcaatacctccacagtatatggaagtaatttactcatttgtggggtaagaatctgaccaccattattggatgaagactcataatgttgtttactaatatatatatatatatatatatatatataaaaggtaaagtttagcgggtacgggtatccacgggtacggatactatgatacccgtacccgccccgttaacatgcgggtatcaaaaatatccatacccgcgggtagcgggtatccatttttaatatccatttcctatctgttgcggattttatccgcggatacccgcaggtacggatttttttgacatccctatttATAGGTCATAAGAAAACTTGAGgatacttttcaaaataaacatatggTGTCTATACttttactattatataaaaaaggaTTTTGCATTTTGGTGTGcagatttcttttttaattttgcctttaattataaatttcgttttttaaatttaatcaaaaaaattatccaaaataactttttacaataaaaaattatttacaaaataaataaaaatgatcaaaaataaaattgtaaaatttatctatatctacttttgtaattataataaaaaatttattattctttgctataaaaaaatataacacacATGTACTCGTATATATTTTCATAGTCTTTTATAACGAACTTTctagcaatttttttttctaaagtaaaattttaaacaaaatttctagAATATAAATAAGAGATTCTAAAGCGGATTTTGTGgaatgaaaaattatactataattataatttttttacttttttattattaattttttgacatGATTTAGTGTATATCATTAATtctgtaaacaaaaaaaataatacattaattaataattcataCTAAATTCATACTAAATTAGGCcaagaattaaaaaatgaaagacatAACATTATTATGAAATGAAACTTCTATTCTatatctcttcttcttcctcttctcaaATATTGGAAACGGAGTGTAATacaatagaaaatttatttttaagttttttgtgTTAATACAAGGATGTGGTTAATAATAATtgagataaagaaaatatttgaaaaaaaggttaaaaaattatCGCCGAATCCAATATAATTGTCTAGCAGCCCATTATTctaattaattgatttattaCTCACCTACTTGTTTTTACACCTAATAggacaaatattatttttatttatcattatcattattttgcATACAGTAGTAAAACAAAATTCTAATTCACGAGAATATCTCCATCTACACTTGTTTTCGTGTTTTATAATACTCATTTTGGCAGTGTTCCAATTCCAATTATTGAGATGCacattaattattaaagtaattgATGGAAATAACAACTTCAGTTGTTCCAAAGTTCCATAAATTCGTTCAATCACTAACTATTCAAAGAATAATAtgcacatttaattatattagtttttacatacatgttttttttttaatctgcctttaaaaatgtttacaaaatataacaaatgtTTACGTACGTACGTCATTTCGGTAGAATAagctttaattttattttctttaaacaatGACTTTGATACTAtattagaagtgagttttaaacttaattcaacttcacaaaattgacttgtaaggtgagattttcacttcatttatatattataaaattgtcttatttttagTCAATGTGACACTTCTAAccaaaaaatatcttttatatatatattttttatttttggtttatatatattttttgaagtttCTCTAAATAtgaacaagaaaaaagaaaaatagtaagagaatttattttaaaataaaatgtgaaaaataagtAGTGGGGTGAGAATAAAAGAAGCTTTTATATTAAGGAAGCGTGTTTGCGTGGTAAGGTGGAAGAAGGAGAGGCTGCTATTGTCGCATGTGTCAAATGGGTAGGAAAGTAGCAACTCAATGCCTCTCTCTAACTAAAGCAGCTTTCGCACTTTCCACCGTCTACAAActttcttcttccattcttcaacaaaatgtaacatttttaaagTGGGTTAGTTACGTCATCAAATAATTTAGGCATCAATTTAAATGTTCTATCACATATAAATGATAAAGTaagaaaaacttataaatttaatatcttgaTTAAAAGtaatgataattataaaaatgtgtggatttaattattttaactaatttttttaagtttatttttaaacacaTTTCATCTCAACTAACTTTGAAGTAAAAATGTTTAAAGGATTTCGTTAGGTGAGATGAAATgtatttgaaacatcaaataaatttaatagaattatattgaaataactaaatgtatatatttttaaagttcaaagactaaattaaatcaaaattttaaaaaataattaattttaattttcgcTGAAagttaatgtaaaaaatataaagataattgTACATAAAATATAccattttgaaatatgaaagagtgtttaaaatttcatattaattaaaataaaataaatttaaaatatataagtaaatgtaaaattcatttatataacatttagttaaagttaaaatttattactttttaaaggGTTAGGTTCTATTCCTAATTAAAAAACCAAATATTACAATGTTCTCAAATTCATAGTAATCTCTGTACAAGGGAAAGGAATCAAGTTAGAGAAAACAATAACTTATCCCAATTGAaacagttttctttttctataagGAACTTGACAAGAAAGGGCACATGAATGTGTGAAACTTTGACTTTTCCTTATAGGAACTTGGCAAGAAAGAACACAgacgtgtgtgtatatatattcaCATCAATTGTGTAAGATCagagaaaaagtgagaaaatcAAGAGCACAAAGAGAAGATCAGAGAGATGATGGGGGAGCTATGGACTCAGATGGGGTCGTTAATGGCAACCGTGGTGTTCATGTACACCATTTTTGAGAAATTCTTCCCTCCTTCCTTCCGTGACCGTGTTCAAGCCTATGCTCAAAAAGTGACCAACCATTTCAACCCTTACATCCAAATAACCTTTCCTGAGTTTTCAGGGGAAAGGCTGAAGAAAAGTGAAGCATACAATGCCATCCAAACTTACCTCAGTGCAAACTCATCACAGAGAGCCAAAAGACTGAAAGCTGAAGTGGTGAAGGATAGCCAAAGCCCACTGGTTCTCAGCATGGATGACAATGAAGAGATCACAGATGAGTTCCAAGGTGTGAAAGTGTGGTGGAGTGCAAACAAAGTAAGCTCCAATCCACAAAGGTACAACCCTTTCTCTTACTACGGTTCCTC is a window of Vigna unguiculata cultivar IT97K-499-35 chromosome 4, ASM411807v1, whole genome shotgun sequence DNA encoding:
- the LOC114180289 gene encoding AAA-ATPase ASD, mitochondrial-like, producing MPNNTYQTWTQTGSFMASIMFIYAMFMRLVPSTLQTRVRRYTNKFTTFLYPYIRITFHEFTGERLIKSEAYAAIQTYLSEHSSQSATRLKGEVVKVKDTYNPVVLSIDENEEIVEEFQGVKLWWGSYKITPKTHSFSVFRSSDEKRFYKLTFHKRHRGLITETYLRHVLEEAKAIETKNRKLKLYTNSSTRWSHVGFEHPATFETLAMNPKEKEGIMNDLVKFKSGKSYYAKIGKAWKRGYLLYGPPGTGKSTMIAAMANFMNYDVYDLELTAVKDNSDLRRLLINTSSKSIIVIEDIDCSLDLTGQRKKKKKKEKVEGRERKSSDEDDDDDDEERGSKVTLSGLLNVVDGIWSACGGERIMVFTTNFVEKLDAALIRRGRMDKHIELSYCCYEAFKVLAKNYLDVESHHLFPRIGKLLEETKITPADVAENLMPKSVDEEVDT